The following coding sequences are from one Paenibacillus sp. FSL R5-0912 window:
- the trpE gene encoding anthranilate synthase component I yields MTNPSIEEVVSLSRKYNLIPVVKRLLADMETPIRLFQRFAEQDRAFLLESVEGGSQWARYSFIGSDPFLMISGKKGLIHVEVGGEKKQLFGKPVEELKALLRSYRSPKLDGMPPFTGGAIGFFGYDLLQYYEKLSAHAVDDLNMDDIRFMFCDRIIVFDHVKQQILLVGNLHIKDGDTDSEIRAGYEELSRRLENMAEELQKEGPKENVNRRSIPQDIELGEIHSNLTKEQYISNVEQAKEYIRAGDIFQVVLSQRLHIETEVSPLHVYRMLRTLNPSPYMYYLKMDEEIIVGTSPEALVKVDSSGRVETRPIAGTRPRGETEAQDRQLAAELLEDEKERAEHLMLVDLGRNDLGRVSKFGTVKCDSFMEIEKYSHVMHIVSNVSGTLADDKDFFDAFLSCLPAGTVSGAPKLRAMEIIAELEKEARGAYAGAIGYLGFSGNMDSCITIRTIIFRKGRAYVQAGAGIVWDSVPEKEYEETLNKAKGMLKAIRMAEAMFPAEVKEKQVINQDYMYEYTP; encoded by the coding sequence GTGACGAATCCGAGCATTGAAGAAGTAGTGTCGCTGTCGCGGAAGTATAATCTGATCCCGGTAGTGAAGAGGCTGCTGGCAGATATGGAAACACCCATCCGCTTGTTCCAGCGTTTTGCGGAGCAGGATCGTGCATTCCTGCTGGAGAGTGTAGAAGGCGGCAGCCAATGGGCGCGTTATTCCTTTATCGGCAGTGATCCGTTCCTGATGATTTCAGGCAAAAAAGGCCTAATCCACGTTGAAGTCGGCGGTGAAAAAAAACAGCTGTTTGGCAAACCTGTCGAGGAGCTTAAGGCGCTGCTCCGCTCTTACCGCAGTCCCAAGCTGGATGGGATGCCGCCGTTTACGGGCGGTGCTATCGGATTCTTCGGCTACGATCTGTTGCAGTATTACGAGAAGCTGTCAGCGCATGCCGTAGATGACCTGAATATGGACGATATCCGCTTCATGTTCTGTGACCGCATCATCGTCTTCGATCATGTGAAGCAGCAGATTCTGCTGGTAGGCAATCTGCATATCAAGGATGGCGATACCGATTCCGAGATTCGCGCAGGTTACGAGGAACTAAGCCGCCGCCTGGAGAACATGGCTGAAGAGCTGCAAAAGGAAGGACCGAAGGAGAACGTCAACCGCCGCAGCATCCCGCAGGACATTGAGCTGGGTGAGATTCACTCCAATCTGACCAAGGAACAATACATCAGCAATGTGGAGCAGGCCAAAGAGTACATTCGCGCCGGTGATATCTTCCAAGTGGTGCTGTCCCAGCGGCTGCATATAGAAACCGAAGTATCTCCGCTGCATGTGTACCGCATGCTGCGGACGCTGAATCCTTCACCTTATATGTATTATCTGAAAATGGACGAAGAGATCATCGTAGGCACTTCACCGGAAGCGCTGGTTAAGGTGGATAGTAGCGGACGGGTCGAGACCCGCCCGATTGCCGGAACCCGGCCGCGCGGAGAGACAGAGGCGCAGGACCGCCAGCTCGCCGCTGAACTGCTGGAGGATGAGAAGGAACGCGCGGAGCATCTGATGCTCGTTGATCTGGGCCGTAATGACCTGGGCCGTGTGTCGAAGTTCGGCACGGTGAAATGCGACTCGTTCATGGAGATCGAGAAATACTCGCATGTGATGCATATCGTCTCGAACGTGTCCGGGACGCTGGCAGACGATAAAGATTTCTTCGATGCCTTCCTCTCCTGCCTCCCGGCAGGGACTGTATCGGGGGCACCGAAGCTGCGGGCGATGGAGATCATTGCCGAACTGGAAAAGGAAGCACGCGGCGCTTATGCCGGCGCCATCGGTTATCTCGGCTTCTCCGGGAATATGGATTCCTGCATAACCATTCGCACAATTATTTTCCGCAAAGGCCGGGCTTATGTACAGGCTGGAGCCGGAATTGTCTGGGACTCGGTTCCGGAGAAGGAATATGAAGAGACCCTGAATAAGGCCAAGGGCATGCTGAAGGCGATCCGGATGGCCGAAGCCATGTTCCCCGCTGAGGTGAAGGAGAAACAGGTTATCAACCAGGACTATATGTACGAGTATACCCCGTGA
- the trpC gene encoding indole-3-glycerol phosphate synthase TrpC, with product MYLDRIVATKVKEVEALNKTFSLEEAERAIAALPATRGFRAALTGRRNRDMGLIAEVKKASPSKGLIRADFDPVEIAKGYAAGGADCLSVLTDREYFQGSGSYLQQVRAAVELPLLRKDFIIDEKQIYEARLLGADAILLIAAILTSEQLSAFTDTAAALGLDILIEVHDRTELEMVLATGKAVHPGVLLGINNRNLKTFETALSATAELAALLPEGLPVISESGITGPEDIAFLSKTRATGVLVGEYLMRQPDVEQAVNQLLGPLPAGKDRALHG from the coding sequence ATGTATCTTGACCGGATTGTTGCCACCAAAGTGAAAGAGGTGGAGGCGTTAAATAAGACATTTTCATTGGAAGAGGCTGAACGGGCTATCGCTGCTCTGCCTGCAACGAGAGGCTTCCGCGCTGCGCTGACCGGGCGGCGGAACCGGGACATGGGGCTGATCGCCGAGGTGAAGAAGGCTTCGCCTTCCAAAGGCCTGATCCGTGCCGATTTTGATCCGGTTGAGATTGCTAAAGGCTATGCGGCAGGAGGCGCGGACTGCCTGTCGGTGCTTACGGACCGGGAATATTTTCAGGGCAGCGGATCGTATCTGCAGCAGGTAAGGGCAGCGGTGGAGCTTCCTCTGCTGCGCAAAGATTTCATCATTGATGAGAAGCAGATCTACGAAGCGCGCCTGCTGGGAGCAGATGCTATTCTGCTCATTGCCGCTATTCTGACATCTGAACAGCTGAGCGCATTCACCGATACCGCTGCAGCGCTTGGCCTCGATATTCTGATTGAAGTACATGACCGCACCGAACTGGAAATGGTGCTGGCCACCGGCAAGGCTGTTCATCCCGGCGTGTTGCTTGGCATCAACAACCGGAATCTGAAGACCTTTGAGACCGCGCTTTCTGCCACAGCCGAGCTTGCGGCACTGCTTCCGGAGGGACTGCCGGTCATCAGTGAGAGCGGGATTACCGGTCCGGAGGACATCGCATTCTTAAGCAAGACCCGGGCTACCGGCGTGCTGGTAGGAGAATATCTGATGCGCCAGCCGGATGTAGAGCAGGCAGTAAATCAGCTGCTCGGACCGCTTCCTGCAGGGAAGGACCGTGCGCTGCATGGCTGA
- the aroB gene encoding 3-dehydroquinate synthase, whose translation MRSITVALGERSYPIYIGSGLLQNIGERCIEAGFPQRSPLLVVTDSEVAPRYLDQVEASLRGSGYTVVSHVIQAGEASKSLAVYEEVITTAIQGGLDRSSAVLALGGGVVGDLAGFVAASYMRGIGFMQIPTTILAHDSSVGGKVGVNHPLAKNMLGAFYQPSMVLYDLDTLATLPPRQVASGLAEVVKHGLIFDKEFAYWCREHAGELLALEPEALGYALERGCAIKADVVCNDETEQGQRAILNLGHTIGHAIEAVGGYGVFLHGEAIAIGMAGSALLAAKLGRDRAIYEDTVSMLTALSLPVRLPAEYGEDELMEAMMHDKKFKEGRMTFIVPDDIGAVSIVGDVQASDVRRVIAQLKKEESPW comes from the coding sequence ATGCGCAGTATTACGGTAGCTCTGGGTGAACGGTCTTATCCTATTTATATCGGCAGCGGACTGCTGCAGAATATTGGTGAACGCTGCATAGAAGCCGGTTTCCCGCAGCGCAGTCCGCTGCTGGTTGTCACGGACAGTGAAGTGGCTCCGCGGTATCTGGATCAGGTGGAGGCATCCCTGCGCGGCAGCGGATATACGGTAGTCAGCCATGTAATTCAGGCAGGTGAAGCTTCCAAATCTCTGGCCGTCTATGAAGAGGTCATTACGACAGCCATTCAGGGCGGGCTGGACCGCAGCTCTGCAGTGCTGGCGCTTGGCGGGGGGGTTGTAGGGGATCTGGCCGGATTCGTCGCCGCCTCTTATATGCGGGGAATCGGATTCATGCAGATTCCTACCACGATCCTCGCCCACGACAGCAGTGTAGGCGGCAAGGTTGGAGTCAACCATCCGCTGGCCAAGAATATGCTTGGCGCCTTCTACCAGCCGTCCATGGTGCTGTACGATCTGGACACCCTTGCTACACTTCCTCCACGCCAAGTTGCTTCGGGACTGGCTGAGGTTGTGAAACATGGTCTGATCTTTGACAAAGAGTTCGCGTACTGGTGCCGTGAACATGCCGGAGAGCTGCTTGCCCTGGAACCGGAGGCTCTGGGGTACGCACTGGAACGCGGCTGTGCGATCAAGGCTGACGTTGTTTGCAATGATGAGACGGAGCAGGGGCAGCGTGCGATTCTGAACCTGGGGCATACCATTGGACATGCTATTGAAGCAGTAGGCGGCTACGGCGTATTTCTTCATGGTGAGGCTATTGCCATTGGAATGGCCGGATCAGCCCTGCTGGCCGCGAAGCTGGGCCGGGACAGAGCGATCTATGAAGATACGGTATCTATGCTCACCGCATTGTCTCTGCCGGTCAGACTGCCGGCGGAATACGGCGAGGATGAGCTGATGGAAGCCATGATGCATGACAAGAAGTTCAAGGAAGGCAGAATGACCTTTATCGTACCGGACGACATCGGCGCTGTCAGTATTGTGGGCGATGTGCAGGCAAGTGATGTACGCCGGGTTATCGCCCAGCTCAAGAAGGAGGAAAGCCCATGGTGA
- the trpD gene encoding anthranilate phosphoribosyltransferase, translating to MEASQLIQSGIAGLIEGKDLTRTQAREVMGTIMEGAATHAQIGALLTALRIKGETVEEITGFAEAMRGFGTPVLTERSQLLDTCGTGGSGIHKFNISTASAIISSAASVRVAKHGNRSASGRAGSADVLEALGVNIHLNAEQARQCLDSIGICFLFAQIYHPSMKHAAAPRRELGVRTVFNMLGPLTNPAGADRQLMGIYDRNKTETVAKVLGELGSKRAMIVSSLDGLDEISISAPTQVSELRNGVVTTYEVTPQELGLSQHPLEDVLGGDAAENAAIITTVLEGQINPYRDIVLANAGACIYVAGLADTLREGVDRAREVVDSGAALRKLEQLKAMTKELDYVS from the coding sequence ATGGAAGCAAGCCAGTTAATACAATCAGGAATTGCCGGATTAATTGAAGGAAAGGATCTTACCCGCACGCAGGCACGGGAGGTAATGGGGACCATTATGGAGGGGGCGGCAACACACGCGCAGATCGGTGCACTGCTCACAGCGCTGCGTATTAAGGGTGAAACGGTAGAGGAAATCACCGGGTTCGCGGAAGCGATGCGCGGTTTCGGGACACCGGTACTTACGGAACGTAGCCAGCTGCTCGATACCTGCGGCACCGGAGGCTCCGGTATTCATAAGTTTAATATCTCCACCGCCTCGGCAATCATCTCGTCTGCCGCTTCTGTAAGAGTTGCGAAGCACGGCAACCGTTCGGCTTCCGGCAGAGCAGGCAGCGCCGACGTACTCGAGGCTCTCGGCGTCAATATTCATCTGAATGCGGAGCAGGCCCGGCAATGTCTGGACAGCATCGGAATCTGCTTCCTGTTCGCACAAATCTACCATCCGTCAATGAAGCATGCTGCTGCTCCCCGCCGTGAGCTGGGTGTGCGTACTGTATTCAATATGCTTGGCCCGCTGACGAATCCGGCAGGAGCTGACCGGCAGCTCATGGGCATCTATGACCGCAACAAAACGGAGACTGTGGCCAAAGTGCTGGGCGAGCTGGGCTCCAAGCGGGCAATGATTGTCAGCAGTCTGGACGGTCTGGATGAAATCAGCATCTCGGCGCCGACCCAGGTCTCCGAGCTGAGAAATGGTGTGGTCACAACCTACGAGGTTACACCACAGGAGCTCGGGCTGAGCCAGCATCCGCTGGAGGATGTGCTCGGAGGTGATGCGGCCGAGAACGCGGCAATTATCACTACAGTACTGGAAGGTCAAATCAATCCATACCGTGATATCGTATTAGCGAATGCCGGGGCATGCATCTATGTTGCCGGTCTTGCAGATACACTGCGGGAAGGCGTAGACCGGGCAAGAGAGGTAGTGGATTCAGGAGCAGCACTGCGCAAGCTGGAACAGTTAAAAGCCATGACGAAGGAGCTTGATTATGTATCTTGA
- the aroC gene encoding chorismate synthase: protein MNLRYLTAGETHGPQLTAIIEGLPSNLTLDFEELNFQLHRRQKGYGRGRRMQIEKDTAEIVGGVRHGSTTGAPVALVVENKDWTHWKNIMNIEPIPGSDEEKRRVNRPRPGHADLNGGLKYNLTDLRNVLERSSARETAARVAVGAVARQLLAAFGVKIAGQVIRIGEIEAPANQLTVDELIAQTEESSVRVVDKETEQKMEAYIDKIKEEGDSIGGIVECIVEGLPVGLGSHVQSDRKLDGAIAGAVMSINAFKGVEIGIGFEAGKLRGSQVHDEIMYEASQGYYRASNRLGGFEGGMTNGMPVVVRGVMKPIPTLYKPLQSVDIDTKEPFTAQVERSDACAVPAACVVLENVVAWEIAKAFLDKFGGDSMEEIKANYNNYLAQLESY, encoded by the coding sequence ATGAATTTACGCTATTTAACAGCGGGGGAAACGCACGGCCCCCAGCTTACAGCCATTATTGAGGGATTGCCCAGCAATTTGACACTTGATTTCGAAGAGCTTAATTTCCAGCTGCACCGGAGACAGAAGGGCTACGGCCGCGGACGCCGGATGCAGATTGAGAAGGATACCGCCGAGATTGTAGGCGGCGTACGCCACGGTTCCACAACGGGTGCTCCTGTTGCCCTGGTGGTGGAGAACAAGGACTGGACGCACTGGAAGAACATTATGAATATCGAGCCGATTCCAGGCAGTGATGAGGAGAAGCGCCGGGTCAACCGTCCGCGTCCCGGACATGCCGACCTGAACGGCGGCTTGAAGTATAACCTTACGGATCTGCGCAATGTACTGGAGCGCTCCAGCGCCCGTGAGACGGCTGCCCGGGTCGCGGTAGGCGCAGTAGCCCGCCAATTGCTGGCAGCATTCGGGGTGAAGATTGCCGGACAAGTGATCCGCATCGGTGAAATCGAAGCACCAGCCAATCAGCTTACGGTAGATGAACTGATTGCGCAGACAGAAGAGTCCTCTGTGAGAGTCGTGGACAAAGAGACGGAACAGAAGATGGAGGCTTACATAGACAAGATCAAGGAGGAAGGCGACTCTATCGGCGGGATTGTGGAATGTATTGTCGAGGGTCTGCCGGTCGGCCTTGGCAGTCATGTGCAGTCTGACCGCAAGCTCGATGGAGCCATCGCCGGAGCCGTTATGTCGATTAATGCCTTCAAAGGTGTGGAGATCGGCATCGGCTTCGAGGCCGGTAAGCTGCGCGGCTCACAGGTTCATGACGAGATAATGTATGAAGCCTCACAAGGATACTACCGGGCAAGCAACCGGCTGGGCGGTTTCGAAGGCGGAATGACCAATGGGATGCCGGTGGTGGTCCGCGGAGTAATGAAGCCGATTCCGACGTTGTATAAGCCTCTGCAAAGCGTAGATATTGATACGAAGGAACCGTTCACTGCCCAGGTTGAACGTTCGGATGCCTGCGCAGTTCCGGCAGCCTGTGTTGTACTGGAGAATGTGGTGGCCTGGGAGATTGCCAAGGCTTTCCTGGATAAATTCGGCGGCGACTCCATGGAAGAGATCAAAGCCAACTATAATAATTACCTGGCGCAGCTGGAGAGCTATTAA
- the aroH gene encoding chorismate mutase: protein MVNRGIRGATTVTKNEETEILRETVVLLREIVERNDVIAEDICSVWITMTADLDATFPARAIREIEGWEMVPLMCSVEIPVKGSLPQCIRLMVQVNTDKSQRDIRHVYLNEAQRLRPDLSQGK from the coding sequence ATGGTGAACCGGGGGATACGCGGTGCAACAACCGTAACGAAGAATGAGGAAACCGAAATTTTGCGCGAGACTGTTGTGCTGCTGAGGGAAATTGTTGAGCGCAACGATGTTATCGCCGAGGATATCTGCAGTGTGTGGATCACGATGACCGCAGATCTGGACGCCACCTTTCCGGCGCGTGCCATCCGTGAGATTGAAGGCTGGGAAATGGTACCGCTGATGTGTTCGGTGGAGATTCCGGTCAAAGGCAGCCTGCCACAATGCATCCGCCTGATGGTTCAGGTTAATACGGATAAATCACAGCGGGACATCCGCCATGTGTATCTGAATGAAGCCCAGCGGCTTCGTCCGGATCTCTCACAGGGCAAGTAA